The Streptomyces sp. 11x1 genomic sequence TCCAGACCGAGTACAACCTGGTCAACCGCACCGGCGAGCGCGAACTGCTGCCCATGGCCGAGGCGCTCGGTCTCGGCGCGGCCCTGTGGTCACCCCTGGGCGGCGGCCTCCTCACCGGCAAGTACCGGCGCACGGCGGCCGGCTGGGTGAGCGACCAGAACCGCCGTCACCCCCGCAACGACACCGACCGGATCGAGGCGGTCGTGAACACCGTCCTCGCCGTGGGCGAGGAGACAGGACTCTCCGCGCCCCAGGTGGCGCTGGCCTGGCTGCGCGACCGTGCGGCACGGTCGACCACCGCGTTCGTGCCGGTGATCGGCCCGCGAGACGTGAACCAGCTGGAGGAGTACCTCAGGTCGCTCGACGTCACGCTCACGGACGAGCACCTGGTCCGGCTGGACACCGTGAGCGCCGTGGAGCTGGGCAGCCCGCACGAGATCGGCCGTCTCGTGCGGGACTCCCTGATCGGCGGGGACCCCGACCGGATGGGCACACCGATCGTGCCCGTGGCTTGAACTCCGGTCGCCCCGCCGGGCTCGGGCCACGGGGGCGACCGGGGCTCAGTCCGGCGACCGGAGTTCAGTCCGGCCACGCCGGCCGGTGGTGGACGGTTCCCGGTTCCAGGAACGGCGCCGTGTAGAGCTCGGCCTCCGCCGGTTCCATCGGCTTCTCGCTGATCAGGTGTGCCGCGAGGCGCCGCCCGGCGTACCCGAGGACGAGCGTCGGATCGCTGAGTGCCGTCAGCCGCAGGACGAGATCGGCCTCGTCGGAGGCCTGGGGGTCGGCGCACTCGTGCGAGGGGACCGCGCGGAATCCCAGAGCGGTCTTGAAACGGAGCAGCCCCGGCTGTGTCAGATGCCCCATGAGATTCGGCTCGTTGCCCAGCGTCGCCCGCCCGTAGCCCCTGGCGCGCGCCGCCCTCAGCACGGAGAAGTAGAGGACGCGGGGCAGGCTGGAGCGCCGGTACGCCGCGCTCACCGCGGAGAACCGGAGCACCAGCGTGTCCACCGCCGGGCATTCGAGGGCCAGACAGCCGCCGACCAGCTCCTCCCCGTCGTACGCGAAGACCCCGAAGAACTTCCGCGGCCCGTGCAGGACGGCGTCCCGGTGGTCGAGCGCGAACGGGACGCCGAACCGCATGTCGGCCACGCGCTCCTGGTAGAGCGCGAGGAACCGGTCGAGCGTGGCCGGTGTCACCGGGTCCTCGACCCTCTCGCGCACACCGGCCGCGACCGCCTGGCGCTGGGCGCGCCGGACAGTCTGGCGTGACGAGCGGTCGAGACCCGCGAGGAAGGCGTCCTCGTCCGCGCACAGCTCGGCCACCCAGGTGAGCAGGGACGGTTTGCGGATGAACCCCCGGCGCGTGAGGTCGTCCCAGGTCTCGGCCGGTGGGTTGGGCAGCCGGACGACGTCGATGGGCTGATCCGTCCTGGTCCAGGGTTCCTCGGCCAGTTCCGAGGGTTTGATCAGGGCGAGCGCCAGGCCGTAGCGGTCCACGATCTCCATGCGCCGGGCGGGTCAGGCACCCGTGGCCACGGAGTCCGTGACGCCGGGGGACCCGGCGGACGCCGACGCGGTGTCGGTCAGACAGTCGGCGAAGCACGCGAGGGCCCGGGACCAGTTCTCGGAGTACTCCCTGACCAGCGTGAGGAACTCGGCGGCCTGCGCCGTGTCCGTGACCACCCAGGTCATGCCGGTCTCGTCGTCGCTGACCTGTGCCGCGTGCACCGTCTCCGCCTTGATGTGGGAATCGATCCAGGCGAACTGCTCGGTCTCGTCGAAGACCCGCTTCCCGTCCACCCAGACCTTCGCGTACAGCCGGCGGAAGGCCACGGCGATGTCCAGCGCTATGGTCTCCACCACCCGCAGTTGGATCGCCGCCCCGAGCGGGGAGCGTGCGAGCCGGTCCATGTTGGCCAGCAACTCACTGATTCCGTCCGGCAGTTGGGACGCCGCCCGCAGCTCGTCCGCGCCCAGCCTGGCCGCCAGCGGGGCGACGATGGTGTCGTCCCACCACACGTAGTGGATGCCTGCCGGACCCTGCGGGGCCACGGCCCGGAACTCCGGCGCGGCGTTGTCCAGGTCGTCGCCGATCACCCGGTAGACGGTCTGGAAGGCGCCGAGGATGTCGTGCGTCGGCGCGTCCTGCGCCGAGAAGACCCGGGCCATCTCGCCCATGCCGGCGATGGTGCTGAACATGAAGCTCTTCGTCATCGACCGCCACCAGACGCCCAGGGTGAGCGCGGCGCGCGGGGAGACGGATTCGGCGGCGCGCGCGTTCCCGAAGAACGCGTGGTCCGCCCGTCGCAGTCCGGCTCGGTCGATTTCCTGGTCCACCCGCTCGTCGAGTTCGGTCCGGTCGGCGAGGGAGAACTCGGTTGCAGCAGTCACGATCGCTCCAGAGAAGTGTGAGGACGACGAGGTTCGCTGAACAGGCCGATGTGCGGCCGAGGTCATACGCCGAGTCGCTCTTTCACATCGGCGAAGAACGGGATGTAGCGGTAGTCGCGGGCCACCGGGTCGTAATCCGTGTAGCGGTTGGTGAATTCCAGCAGGCGCCGGCGGACCGCTTCGACGGGTTCCTCGTGGATCCTGCGCTCGATGTCCTGGATCGCGCCGAGGAAGCGGGCCAGCACGAGGGGGATGTCGGGACTCAGCTCGATCCTGCCGCCGGCCACCCGGACGCCGTCGTGCTCGCTGAGGTACCCGAAGAGCAACTGGGAGGCCACGGCGTCGTAGTTGGGCCGCGGGATGCCTTCGACGGCGTAGCGCAGCAGGCGTTCGGCGAGGATGTACTCGTAGGCGGTCCGCGCCTGCTCGGTCGGCAGGGCGGGGTCGTTCAGCAGGACCAGCATGGCGGAGACGTCCACGCGCAGCTCTTCGAGTCCCGCGAGGGGCTTGTACTTCTTCGCCGACAGGAACGCGGGGATCGGCATGTCGCCCTGCCGGTGGTGGTATTCGTGCAGCCGCACCCACCACGACGAGGCCTGTTCCACCTGTTTGTCCGTCGCTCCCTGGATGAGCGGGAAACTCCCCGCCGCCATCACCGCGTCGATCATTTTCCGGGTGGTGCGGTTGTGCCGCTCGACGAACTTGTCGATGAAGTAGAAGATGAGGTCGTCCGGGTCCTGGATCCCGTCGAAGTGGTTCTCGGGGAAGAGCGCCACCACCACGCGCGAACGGAATCCGTCGGACTGCCCGGTGACGGTGACCGGAGCGGTGGGACTGGCGTACCGCTCCGCCAGGTGCGGATCGGTCGGCAGCATCTCGTACGTGAGGTAGTCGAGGGACAGCGACGGAAAATACGAGGCGTCGAACAACGAGAAGATGTGGTTGTCCCGACGGCTGTTGATGTGTTCCTTCGTGGCCCGCAGTCTGGAACCGGGAGCGAACGTACGCAGATCCTCCAGAAAGGCCTGGACTACCGGCTGCCGCCGTAGATGAGTGGATCCTTCGAGTCGACGGGCCAACTCCTTCTGGGTGCCCGCCTCACGGAACGAGGAGCGACTGCCGAACTCCCCCCGTAATTCATTGACTTCCGCGAACACCGAGCCCATGTCGATGTCGATCAACAAATGCTCCTCCCCGTCAACTCCGGTGCACGCTACCACGCCCGGATGTTCGAATCTTTGCGTTTTCGGAATGGCCGCAATCGGTCCCGCAATTCAGCGGGAGCCGTGCCGTGGAGCGGCCGAGAGAGTGGCGCGCAGAACCGCGTACGGCGGGTCGGTGATGAGGTAGAAGTGATCGCCCGGGACCCGGACCTCCCGCACGGGCGACGTGCTGAGCGCGCTCCACGGGCGGCGGTCCGCGTCGTCGTCCCGGTCGCCGACGAGGGTGGTGACCGGACATGTGAGCAACGGCTCGGGAGGCATCACGTAGTCGTGGAACATACGGCCGTCGGCGATCAGGTAGGGCAGGACCACCTCCTGGAAGATCGGGTCGGCCGCCATCTCCGCGTCGGTGCCGCCCATCCTGACCAGATCGTCGAGCAGTCGGTCCGGGTCCTCCTCGGCGACGAGCCCGGTGGGCAGCGGAGCGTCGAGCGACCCCGAAGCGAAGAGGTGCTCGATGCGGATGTTCCGGCGTTGCAGCGCGCGTGCGGTCTCCAGGGCTATGGGCGCGCCCAGGCTGTGCCCGAAGAACGCGAGCGGGCGGTCGGCGAGCGGTACGAGCGCGTCGGCGATGTCTCCGGCGAGCCGTAGGAGGTCGTTTGGAGGCTCCTCGTCGAACCGGTCGGCGCGCCCCGGGTACTGGACGGCGTGCACCTCCACCTCGGACAGCGCCCCGCCCCAGTCGCGGTAGAACGATGCCGACCCGCCGGCGTGCGGGAAGCACACCAGACGGATCCGTGCTTCCGGCCGCGCGGTGTCGCATGTCAGCCAGCGAGAGCCACCCCCGGTCACCGGCTGACCCCCTTCCGGGCGCGCTGCTGCCGCAGCCTGGCGGTACGGGCCCGGCGGGCGGCCTCGGCCGAGGAGCCGGCCGGCGCGTCCTTCCCCTGCTCGCGGCCGGCGCGGATGAGCGCGACCTGTGCCGTCACGGTGGTCTCCTGGAACAGGGCGACGATCGACGGCCGCAGTCCGCAGTGCTGCTCCAGCGCGTCCTGGAGCTTGAACATGGCCAGCGAATGACCGCCGAGATCGAAGAAGTTGACGTCCGGGGGCACCGTGGGCCTGCCGAGCACCTCCGCCCACGCGGCGGTGACCTGGGCGGTGAGCGGGTCGTCGGTGAGGTGCGCGGCCGGAGCCGGGCCGGTGGGCGACTCGGCGGTGGGCGGCTCGATGGCGGGCGGCTCCGAGGCGAGCGTTCGCAGCAGCACGCGGTCGAGCTTGCCGTTGCGGTTGCGCGGCAGCTCCGGCAGTACCCGCAGCTCACCGGGGACCATCACGGAGGGCAACTCCGCCGCGAGGGCGCGCCGCAGCGCGACCGGGTCCACGCCCTCCTGCGAGGCGACGAAGCCGACCAGGCCCGCGCCTTCCGCGTCGGGCAGCACGACCGCCTCCTCGATGCCGTCCAGCCTGTGGAGCGCCGACTCGACCGCGCCGGGCTCCACCCGGTGTCCCCGGACCTTGAGCTGGTCGTCCTTGCGGCCGACGAAGTCCAGCCCGTGGTCGGAGTTCCGGCGCACGATGTCACCCGTGCGGTACATGCGCGCGCCCGGCTCGTCGGCGAAGGGGTCGTCGAGGAAGACCGCCGCCGTGGCCTCGGGCCTGTCGAAATAACCACGGGCCACCCCCGGCCCGCCGATGAACAACTCGCCTTCCGCGCCCGGGTCCACGGGCCGGAGCTCGTCGTCGAGCACATGGAGCCTGGCTCCGGGGATCGGTCCGCCGATGTCGACCGGCGCGACGCCGGTGAAGCGGCGGAACGTGGCCCACACGGTCGTCTCCGTCGGGCCGTACTCGTTGACGAGGTCCACCCCGTGGGGACGGACCGCGAAGTGCCGGTCGACCAGTGGCTGCGGCAGGGCCTCGCCCGCAACGATCACCCGCCGAAGGGACGCCAGCCGGCCCGGATCGGTGCGCCGGGCGGCGTCGAGCAACAGCCCGTACAGCGCGGGCACGCACAGGAGGCGGTCCACCCGGTGACGGCCGACGAGGGAGACGAGTCGCTCGGGGTCGCGCAGTTCCTCCTCGGTCGCGACAACAAGGCAGCCGCCCGCCTGGAGCGTCCCCCATATCCCGGCGACCGACGAATCGAAGGCCAGCGGTGAGACCAGGAGGAAGGTCGGGCTGCCCGGATGAACCATGAGCCGCGCCCGGGTCGAGGCGGCGAGGTTCCGGTGCTCCACGACGACGCCCTTGGGCTCACCCGTGCTGCCCGAGGTGTAGATGAGATAGGCCGGGTCCCTCGGACCGACCTCGGCGGCGAAGGCGGCTGGGTCCCCTCCGGGCTCCGGGTCGGGGACGTCCGGGACGGTGATGACGGGAACGGGGGAGACGGTGGTCGTCCGCAGCTCCGTGCGTGCCGTGGCCACGACGGCCTTCACCCGGGCGTCGTCGAGGATCGTGGCGAGACGGGTGTCCGGCTGCGCCGGGTCGACCGGCACGTAGGCGGCTCCCGCGCCGAGCACGCCGAGCACGGACGCGATCATCGTCACCGAGGGCTCGGCGACGAGGGCGACCCGGTCGCCGGAGCCCACCCCGGCAGCGGCCAGTCGGTGGGACAACTGTCGCGACCAGGCGACCAGTTCGCCGTACGTGACCTCGATGTCACCGCAGCGCACGGCGACCTCAGTCGGCCGGTCGGCGGCCACCTTGGCAACCGCCTCGTGCGCGGGAGCGAACGGGACGTCCGGCAGTGGTTCGCCGATTTCTTTCCTGTGGTGCGATGACGACAACTGAGAAACTCCCCCGTGCAATAAGCGGAATTTGGTGATCCGTGTTACGGAGCCGTCGAATTGTGTTCGGCCGCCCGTGGTTGGGAATGCGTTCAGCGGGTGGATTCGTCCTGGATTCGGTGAACCACCGCGATATGACCGTCCAGTGTTCTTCGGGCCAGCATCTCGCGTACGGGGACACGGATCTCGAACTCCGTGTTCACCCTCCGGATGAGCCGGGTGATCAGCAGGGAGTCACCGCCCTCCTTGAAGAAGTCGGCGTCCGCCGGGAAATCGTCCCGGCCGAGCAGTTCCGCCCAGATCCGGGTCACTCCCTCGGTCGCGTCGACGGGCGCCGGGTGCTCATCGGCCGGTGGCTCCTGTGTCGCGGTCGATGATTGCGGCCTCGTGCCAGGAAGTGGCTCCTCGACCGAGGCGAGTGCCTCCGGGGCCACCGTGCGCGGGCCCCGGAAGGGATAGCCGGGCAGCCGGGCCCTGCGGCCCGTGCCGGTCAGCCCGTCCACCGCGACCGGCCGGCCCAGTGCCCACAGCGCGCCCACACCGGCGAGTACCGTCGACGCCGGTGTGTCCCTGGCCCGGTCCAGGGCGACCACGGGGAGTCCGGCGGCCTCGGCCGACGGCGACAGGGGGCGTCCCGGACCGATCTCCACGGCCACGGCGTCCGGGATGTGCTCGGCCAGCGCGTCGAGGGCCGCGCCGAACAGCACGGGCCGTCCGACCTGCGTGACGAACGTGTCGGACGGCAGGACCGTACCGGCCGCGACGACCCGGCCCGACTCGTTGAGCGCGATCGGAAGGGCGGACGGTCGCAGTGCGATCCGCGACATCGCCCGGCTGAGCGCGGGCAACGCGGGCTCGATCAGACGGGAGTGGCCGGCGTGGGAGTAGCGCAGACGCCGTACGAAGCAGGTGTCGCCGATCCGTCGCAGATACTCGTCGACCTGCTCGGCCGGGCCTCCCAGTACACAGGAGTCCGGTCCGTTGACCGCGGCCACGTCGAGGCCGAGGCCCCACTCCTCGGCGAGCGCGAGGGCCTGCTTCACGTCCGCCCCGATGGCCACCATCGCGCCCTCGGGGCAGTCCTGCATGGCCCGGCCCCGCTCGGTGATGAAC encodes the following:
- a CDS encoding GNAT family N-acetyltransferase → MEIVDRYGLALALIKPSELAEEPWTRTDQPIDVVRLPNPPAETWDDLTRRGFIRKPSLLTWVAELCADEDAFLAGLDRSSRQTVRRAQRQAVAAGVRERVEDPVTPATLDRFLALYQERVADMRFGVPFALDHRDAVLHGPRKFFGVFAYDGEELVGGCLALECPAVDTLVLRFSAVSAAYRRSSLPRVLYFSVLRAARARGYGRATLGNEPNLMGHLTQPGLLRFKTALGFRAVPSHECADPQASDEADLVLRLTALSDPTLVLGYAGRRLAAHLISEKPMEPAEAELYTAPFLEPGTVHHRPAWPD
- a CDS encoding DUF6202 family protein; this translates as MTAATEFSLADRTELDERVDQEIDRAGLRRADHAFFGNARAAESVSPRAALTLGVWWRSMTKSFMFSTIAGMGEMARVFSAQDAPTHDILGAFQTVYRVIGDDLDNAAPEFRAVAPQGPAGIHYVWWDDTIVAPLAARLGADELRAASQLPDGISELLANMDRLARSPLGAAIQLRVVETIALDIAVAFRRLYAKVWVDGKRVFDETEQFAWIDSHIKAETVHAAQVSDDETGMTWVVTDTAQAAEFLTLVREYSENWSRALACFADCLTDTASASAGSPGVTDSVATGA
- a CDS encoding DUF6421 family protein, which gives rise to MIDIDMGSVFAEVNELRGEFGSRSSFREAGTQKELARRLEGSTHLRRQPVVQAFLEDLRTFAPGSRLRATKEHINSRRDNHIFSLFDASYFPSLSLDYLTYEMLPTDPHLAERYASPTAPVTVTGQSDGFRSRVVVALFPENHFDGIQDPDDLIFYFIDKFVERHNRTTRKMIDAVMAAGSFPLIQGATDKQVEQASSWWVRLHEYHHRQGDMPIPAFLSAKKYKPLAGLEELRVDVSAMLVLLNDPALPTEQARTAYEYILAERLLRYAVEGIPRPNYDAVASQLLFGYLSEHDGVRVAGGRIELSPDIPLVLARFLGAIQDIERRIHEEPVEAVRRRLLEFTNRYTDYDPVARDYRYIPFFADVKERLGV
- a CDS encoding alpha/beta fold hydrolase, which produces MCFPHAGGSASFYRDWGGALSEVEVHAVQYPGRADRFDEEPPNDLLRLAGDIADALVPLADRPLAFFGHSLGAPIALETARALQRRNIRIEHLFASGSLDAPLPTGLVAEEDPDRLLDDLVRMGGTDAEMAADPIFQEVVLPYLIADGRMFHDYVMPPEPLLTCPVTTLVGDRDDDADRRPWSALSTSPVREVRVPGDHFYLITDPPYAVLRATLSAAPRHGSR
- a CDS encoding non-ribosomal peptide synthetase; this translates as MSSSHHRKEIGEPLPDVPFAPAHEAVAKVAADRPTEVAVRCGDIEVTYGELVAWSRQLSHRLAAAGVGSGDRVALVAEPSVTMIASVLGVLGAGAAYVPVDPAQPDTRLATILDDARVKAVVATARTELRTTTVSPVPVITVPDVPDPEPGGDPAAFAAEVGPRDPAYLIYTSGSTGEPKGVVVEHRNLAASTRARLMVHPGSPTFLLVSPLAFDSSVAGIWGTLQAGGCLVVATEEELRDPERLVSLVGRHRVDRLLCVPALYGLLLDAARRTDPGRLASLRRVIVAGEALPQPLVDRHFAVRPHGVDLVNEYGPTETTVWATFRRFTGVAPVDIGGPIPGARLHVLDDELRPVDPGAEGELFIGGPGVARGYFDRPEATAAVFLDDPFADEPGARMYRTGDIVRRNSDHGLDFVGRKDDQLKVRGHRVEPGAVESALHRLDGIEEAVVLPDAEGAGLVGFVASQEGVDPVALRRALAAELPSVMVPGELRVLPELPRNRNGKLDRVLLRTLASEPPAIEPPTAESPTGPAPAAHLTDDPLTAQVTAAWAEVLGRPTVPPDVNFFDLGGHSLAMFKLQDALEQHCGLRPSIVALFQETTVTAQVALIRAGREQGKDAPAGSSAEAARRARTARLRQQRARKGVSR